A genomic segment from Phragmites australis chromosome 6, lpPhrAust1.1, whole genome shotgun sequence encodes:
- the LOC133922913 gene encoding secreted RxLR effector protein 161-like, giving the protein MEARWKLSRDSTAPVVDATEYRRVVGSLRYLVNTRPDLAFSVGYVSRFMEKPTIEHLVVVKRILRYVASNISVGCWYPKASVNKLIGYSDNEHVGDIDTRRSTSGALFFRRRSLVSWFSQKQRVVALSSCEAEYMAATSAACQGVWLAQLLAELTSEEQRAFTLKMDSKSAIALSKNPVFHDRSKHIDTRFHFIRECVEQGKIDVDFIVSDPSFGVTSCSSYQSLD; this is encoded by the coding sequence GAGAGTTGTCGGGAGTTTGAGATACTTGGTGAACACTCGCCCGGATCTTGCCTTCTCGGTTGGGTACGTCAGCAGATTTATGGAGAAACCAACAATTGAGCACTTGGTGGTGGTGAAGCGAATCTTGCGCTACGTCGCCAGCAACATCAGTGTTGGTTGCTGGTATCCAAAGGCGTCCGTCAACAAGCTTATAGGCTACAGTGACAACGAGCACGTCGGAGACATTGACACTCGTCGGAGCACTAGTGGGGCCTTGTTCTTCCGCAGAAGGTCATTGGTGAGCTGGTTCTCGCAGAAGCAGAGAGTTGTCGCACTCTCCTCTTGCGAAGCGGAATACATGGCAGCGACATCAGCTGCCTGCCAGGGTGTTTGGTTGGCGCAGCTTCTAGCTGAACTGACAAGCGAGGAACAGCGCGCCTTCACTCTGAAAATGGATAGCAAATCAGCGATCGCCCTCAGCAAGAACCCAGTTTTCCACGATCGAAGCAAGCACATTGATACACGATTCCATTTCATCAGGGAGTGCGTGGAGCAAGGGAAGATTGACGTCGATTTTATTgtgtcggacccctcctttggggtcacctcgtgtagctcataccaATCCCTGGATTag